In one window of Scyliorhinus canicula chromosome 17, sScyCan1.1, whole genome shotgun sequence DNA:
- the LOC119952237 gene encoding zinc finger protein 239-like: PFTCSQCGKGFTLSSHLRTHQRIHTGEKPFFCSQCGKGFTQSSSLLKHQRIHTGERPFTCSVCGKGFNDSSTLQTHQRVHTGEKPFTCSTCGKEFSVSTTLQTHQRVHTGERPFTCSQCGKGFSDSSTLRRHRRVHSGARPFTCSQCGKEFSDPFHLRRHWQVHTGERPFTCSQCGKGFRDSSNLLRHQQVHN; encoded by the coding sequence cccttcacctgctctcagtgtgggaagggatttactctgtCTTcccacctgcggacacaccagcgaattcacacgggggagaaaccattcttctgctctcagtgtgggaagggattcactcagtcatccagcctgctaaaacaccagcgaattcacacaggggagaggccgttcacgtgttctgtgtgtgggaagggattcaatgattcatccaccctgcagacacaccagcgagttcacactggggagaaaccattcacctgctctacaTGTGGAAAGGAATTCAGTGTTTCaaccaccctgcagacacaccagcgagttcacaccggggagagaccattcacctgctctcagtgtgggaaaggattcagtgattcatccaccctgagaCGACACCGACGAGTTCACAGCGGAgcgaggccgttcacctgttctcagtgtggtaAAGAATTCAGTGATCCATTCCACCTGCGCAGACACTGGcaggttcacaccggggagaggccattcacctgctctcaatgtggaaAGGGATTTCGTGATTCATCGAACCTtctgagacaccagcaagttcacaattGA